One genomic window of Nakamurella panacisegetis includes the following:
- a CDS encoding CpaF family protein: protein MATATEHIHDEVRELIRRRGVDPITDQRSTRALIDEVISHYEERVPTSSLPPLMDRGGTARFVFDSLAGFGPLQRFLDDREIEEIWINQPGKVFVARNGVSELTTTVLAPGEVRDLVERMLKPSGRRLDLSSPFVDALLPDGSRLHAVIPDITREHLSLNIRKFVVAANGLEDLVARGSMTAHAARFLEASVIAGLNVIVAGGTQAGKTTLLNTLINSIPPRERVITCEEVFELRPNLPDVVAMQTRQPNLEGQGEIRLRRLIKEALRMRPSRIVVGEVRQEESLDLLIALNSGLPGMCSVHANSAREAVIKLCTLPLLAGENVTAAFVVPTVATSIDLVVQVGIDPGGARRVREIVALPGRVESGVVEIADIFTSRGNELVRADGYPPHADRFVRHGIDLPALLSGARHDVREY from the coding sequence ATGGCCACCGCCACCGAACACATCCACGACGAGGTCCGCGAGCTGATCCGCCGCCGCGGCGTCGACCCCATCACCGACCAACGCTCCACCCGCGCCCTGATCGACGAGGTCATCAGCCACTACGAGGAACGCGTCCCCACCTCCTCCCTACCCCCGCTGATGGACCGCGGCGGCACGGCACGGTTCGTCTTCGACTCCCTGGCCGGATTCGGCCCCCTGCAACGCTTCCTCGACGACCGGGAGATCGAGGAGATCTGGATCAACCAACCGGGCAAGGTCTTCGTCGCCCGCAACGGCGTCTCCGAACTCACCACCACCGTCCTGGCCCCGGGCGAGGTCCGTGACCTCGTGGAACGCATGCTCAAACCGTCCGGCCGACGCCTGGACCTGTCCTCACCCTTCGTCGACGCCCTGCTGCCCGACGGCTCCCGGCTGCACGCCGTCATCCCCGACATCACCCGCGAGCACCTGTCCCTGAACATCCGCAAGTTCGTCGTCGCCGCCAACGGCCTGGAGGACCTCGTCGCCCGCGGCTCCATGACCGCACACGCCGCCCGCTTCCTCGAGGCCTCCGTCATCGCCGGACTGAACGTGATCGTGGCCGGCGGCACCCAGGCCGGGAAGACGACGCTGCTCAACACGCTGATCAACTCGATTCCGCCCCGGGAGCGGGTGATCACCTGCGAAGAGGTGTTCGAGCTGCGGCCCAACCTGCCCGACGTGGTGGCCATGCAGACCCGGCAACCCAACCTGGAGGGGCAGGGCGAGATCCGGCTGCGGCGCCTGATCAAGGAGGCCCTCCGGATGCGGCCCTCCCGGATCGTCGTCGGCGAGGTCCGGCAGGAGGAGTCCCTGGACCTGCTCATAGCGCTCAACTCGGGGCTGCCCGGGATGTGCAGCGTCCACGCCAACTCGGCCCGCGAGGCCGTCATCAAGTTGTGCACGCTGCCGCTGCTGGCCGGCGAGAACGTGACCGCCGCATTCGTGGTGCCCACCGTGGCCACCTCGATCGACCTGGTGGTGCAGGTCGGGATCGACCCGGGCGGAGCCCGCCGGGTCCGGGAGATCGTCGCTCTGCCCGGGCGGGTGGAGAGCGGCGTCGTCGAGATCGCCGACATCTTCACCTCGCGCGGCAACGAGCTGGTCCGGGCCGAC